Part of the Engystomops pustulosus chromosome 4, aEngPut4.maternal, whole genome shotgun sequence genome is shown below.
AAAttcacaaatttggcgcaaatcagcAGCTGTGACGCTTGTGAGACATTTTTGGAGGGAAATTCACAGCTACATCCCCATGGATAATTCAGAAGAGCACATTAACCCCTACCGCCCTCCCTAATCCTGGCACAAAGCGCCCTTCCCCCTCCATAACAACACCCCCGGAGCCCAGCACATTGCACTCCCCACAGCCGAGCCGCTGACCGCCAGAAAGGAGGGAAGCAGCGGCGCCGCCTGGCGCGGGTCACGTGACACGGCTGGAGGCTACGTAGTCCCTCTGACGTCACCGGCCCCAGCAGATGCTAGACACGACCCGTCCCATTCACAAAAAGAAgccgcagcctcctcctcccgctgtgtatatatagcGGCTGCGAGGGGAGAGCAGCAGAGcaggatacagccagccaagcaCACAGTAACATAAGGACACAAGAACACGGCTGGCTGCTGTCCTGACCATTATTCACTCCCATTCTACCGGACTAGTGCACCGCGGCGGGACAAGAGCTATGGTCAATATGGAGATTAGTGCTATGGATTGCCGCACTCTCAGAGCCCTCCTGGcagacagggcacagcagtgccTGGTGCTGGACTGCAGGTCCTTCTTCTCCTTCAGCTCCTCGCACATCATGGGCTCCAGCAATGTCCGCTTCAGCACCATCGTTAAGAGAAGGGCTAAGGGCAGCATGGGCCTGGAGCACATCATCCCCAACGAGGAGCAGCGCTGCCGGCTGATAGCTGGACTGTACGAGGCGGTGGTGCTGCTGGATGACAGGACCTGTGAGCTGGAGCCCCTGAGGAAGGACAGCACCATGATGCTGGCAGTCAGTgccctctgcagggacccccgggGCAGCAGGATCTTCTTTCTTAAAGGTACTTATTATTTCTGTCACTCTTCCCTCCAAAACGTCCTCCTTGTGTCACTGACTACCCCCTGTCCTGGCAGATCCTTTAACCCATGCCTTgtcttctctcctccaggtgGTTATGAGGCATTTTCCTCTGAATGTCCAGAATTCTGCAACAAATGTTCTCCTCCAGTGGGACTGAGCCTGCCCCTGAGTGCCAGCAGTGTGCCAGACAGTGCCGACTCCAACTGTaccccctgtggtaccccactatACGATCAGGTTAGTACCAGTCACTTATCCGttcagtgaaagggttaaaagtctCTGCTCTAGCCCCCCTTCCAGTAGAGAGAATATTTACTGTGTACAGACCATGTCCCATGTCCTCTGTACCCCATATAACGCTCCCCTTATGTGTTTTACAAATAAATGACCATTTCTCCTCTTTTCTTGCTATCTTATAGGGTGGACCGGTGGAAATCTTGCCCTTTTTGTACTTGGGCAGCGCATACCATGCCTCCAGAAAGGACATGCTGGATACACTTGGCATCACAGCCCTGATCAATGTGTCTGCTAACTGCCCCAACCACTTTGAGGGACACTACCAGTATAAGAGCATTCCCGTGGAAGACAGTCACAAAGCCGACATCAGCTCCTGGTTCAATGAAGCTATTGATTTTATAGGTAAATATCTTTTTATACAATACAAAGTTGCCCATTACAGGTCAGAATAGGACACACTTTTAATAGCTAAGTACTTCCGATCACTTTTATAACTTTTAGGCTACGAAACAGCACAAAGCTGATTGTTTATATGAGCCCAAGCTGATCATATGAATAGTCAATAGGATTATCTCCTTTTTTGTTtcacactgccccctagtgtccaGTACAGGAACATTCCATACTAGGCAGAACTACTTCACTCATTTATAACAAGTAAAGTTTTCTGAATTTCATATTGTTGTATCCTTAATAATAACATATCGTATTGTATTTGTTTTCAGACTCTATAAAAAATAAAGGCGGAAGAGTGTTTGTCCACTGCCAAGCTGGAATCTCACGCTCAGCTACCATCTGCCTGGCATATCTCATGAGGACTAACCGTGTGAAGCTGGATGAAGCTTTTGAGTTTGTCAAGCAGAGAAGGAGCATCATTTCTCCTAACTTCAGTTTCATGGGACAGCTTCTTCAGTTTGAATCTCAAGTACTAGCACCATCTTGCTCCGCAGAAGTTGGGAGCCCCTCAATATCAGTATTGGACAGAGGAACATCTACTACTACAGTCTTCAATTTCCCAGTCTCTATCCCCGTTCACCCAGCAGCAAACTCTCTGAGTTACCTTAAAAGTCCAATCACTACATCGCCAAGCTGCTGAGCAAAAGAACTGGACTGAAGCACATGGAATATATGTGTTAATCAAAGTgcaataatttttgttttttaaacattttatttttttattttcttttaagccACCCCAGCCAAACAGGCTTAAAGGATGAACTGGTGAAACCACAATGAACATACAACTGACATGACTTGTCATGATTTTGGGCATATATGTCCTGACCACTAAGGAAATCAGAAAGACAGGTCACAATTGCCTATTGTTGTACGTCTGATATGTGTTTATAATCTCCGTTTAATGGGGATTCAACAGTATTTTCATTCCTGAACTTTTCATAATAGTTGAAGAGAGGCTGCTGCCTATAAATTGTACGTCCTTTATTTATTCTGCAAGCTTCGTCCTGCCTTCAGATGCCTAAGATTTCAGCTTTTCAACGAAGCAAAGAAGAAATACCTCAGTATTTTTCTGGTACTGTAATTCCTGTTTGTAATTCAAGACCAGCTTCAGTTTCCAAAGCACTGATGACAAAAGCACTAGGCCGGAGCCTTCTTCTGAGTTTGCTGACGATAGTACATATGCTATGACCTTATTtataatgtaaaataatatatttcTTCTCCTGGGAGAAGACATTTTTAATACAGAACTATGACTTTTTATACTGAATAGAATAAATTATGACTTTGTACTGAAATCTGCTGCGATCTCTTGTATTATTCACAGGGGTGACCATATTCTCTGACCCAAAAAACTGTACAATTGGTCCTCTGTCATAAACATGTACACAAAGAGAACTCTACAcccatatagatatatacattagCAGCAATATACTCCCTAATCCTAGGTAGGAAATATTCTCCTTTCAGACCCTTCCGACATTGAACTTAAAGAGTCTCATTATCCTATCTAAAGTACAGACAGGCTttgggttacatgcaagataggttctataggtctgATGTTAAATTTCTATATAAGTTGGAACAGGTTGGGAAGTGTAACCCCAATTATTATTgtggttctctgtgacaattggtgaTATTTTGGGTTGACAAAGGAACAAGGTTTAAGAATAAAGCTTTATCACAGACCCCTTACAGTTGATTAAGAGGGTCTACAGTGGATTAAGTCTGGGTCTAGGCACAGAGGGCTGTTTGtagctaggggtcatctgcaCTTATAAACCCCTTAGTTAATGTTTTCAGTGATGAAAATCTTTACACAGTAATGTTGCATATGTTTGTTTTACATATACAATGTGAGGCAAAAAATACTAccgtaaataaatactaaatactaaataaccacaatatataatattaaaagaGTCTCTATCTGTTCTAGGTTTCATACCTATATTCTACATCTTACATTAATATTATTGATTGCCAAAATAATTACTGATTGATAAAATCAGAGTTTTGTAGCTTGCAAAAATAATTACTGATATTTTTACTAGTGTTAATCCCATATCACATTTGGCCATAATTTTGTATAACACTAcctttaaagagttaataaaaatcTATGTATATGAAGAAAGTATCTCATATACACTACAGCTCTCTTGTTTTTAGCTACTGGACTCTCCTCTGCTAGAACATGTGTTGTGTGTGATGCCGCATTCTCACCATTGATAAGAATTCCATGCAATGTTTGTCTTCATTTATCTTAATATTTGTGTCCCTCAACCAGCACAGAGGGAACCACAGAGAGGCCTGGGCTGTAAATAATTACTTTTCTCCTAAGTGACTCCGCTGCTGCACATCAACAACAACCTGATCGCAATTGTACAAAATCTACAGTGTATAAACTGACAGCTACAATGTCAGACACAATACAAAATCTATATAGTTTTGTACTGCAAATCATTATCTTATATATCTTATGTATAATACTATACATACTTTACATACTATAATATATCAATATATTATAGTATGGTTCCCTCATAAGAACGTGCAATTCCAATACCAAGACCTCAGTCACTAGTCCACCAAACACTACCTTGCCATATCAAAAGCATTGCTATCATAAAGTGATAGTTTTCTAATAGCAGTCACAGATAACATTAGAAGTAGAGACATTTATTACAAGTATGGTTTTACAAGACGGgttacacagtacatacacactcCTTGTAATGACTGTACGACCAGACCTCTTGCTTTACACCGTAGTTTCTGTATATTGCCCAATTACAGAGGCCTGCTGTTTTTGGCTAACTGTATCCCTGGAGTAAAATGTTATTGTTGGCTGTAGTCTATAATTTCACTATGGATTGGCTGATAAGAAGAGACTACACTGCAGGAACTATAGAATAATAATGGTTTTATGTCGGGCTTCATATATACGTATTACCATGCAGCATCACAAAGCTGTACTGGAACTATCGTTACATGTTATCTAGTATGTAATGGTAAATATAATTGGAACTAGGAAAAAAACTGTATCTTCTCTACAAAACATGGCTAATTCCACATCTAAGACTCAAACTTCCCAAGCTGCAGACCTTCTGTTATCCCCGTCATAAACATTCCCTAGAGATTTGAGATATCTTTTGTTTCATTTGGTCAGGGCTGGGGGAGAGTCCCTAGTAAAGAAGCTGAGAGGGGTGTAGCTACATTGTGTACAGAGGAAGCAGTGGCGTCTGAGTGAGTCCTCAGTAACCTAAAAATACTAGGGTATGTAAGAGTTAAAGGGGACATTTCTAACAACCTGACCTGTACATGGTaaggtatagagcaggagaaggttTTAGGTTTTCGTATCAGAAGAACTTTCCTTATTCATGTATTCCTGCCCTTTAAATGCTTCGAAGCGGTTATTTAGTTGGGTGTGGGTAGACCTATCAGGGACTGACAGCTCTTCATGTGTGACTGTACATATAAagatagctgtcaatcactgatagAACCATCCCGTGACTGGATCGCTGCTTCTAAGCATAGAACTGGCAGAGCTATAAGTAATACTGAGCTTCATCTGCtccatctgctctataatatgctacctgAAACCTGGACACTgtttgcagggtgacatgtaaaTCATATGCGATATTAATTAATAAAAGTAACGTAATAATATAAACGTAACAGATATTTTAATCGATCCAACAAACCTTTTAtgatttttccagcttccacaGACAAAACTATTATCACGTCTTGTACTCTTGGAATTAAGGGACATAAATTCTATTTATAAACAACCTATATCTCCTCCATTATAATTGGAACAGACTGTTCCGTGGTGGATATGCTAAATAAAACCCAAGGTTGACGAATCCTCAGTAGTCGCTATTTCCATGGATgtaatacttcagggattctgtGAAATGAATTGATGCGTTAATGATAGATTGATTCATATTTATTAATGACTGACAGAATTACGTATGTACTGGTTTACTTAAACGATTCCATAGTGTCGCTAGGATGCTAAATGCTAATGGATTGTGAAATGAAGTAATGTTTTATTGCTTTACAATTCACAATCAGTATGATTTACATCAGATTAGCTTACTCGTACTCCAGCACTGCACATTAAATATCTTTGTGTCCTCATACACACAACTGTCATAAGTTATTTGTTGCTTTCATATGGGAAGGGGTGTTACTAGGACCCATGGGACCCCCACCACAACATGATACTTTTAGTAACATCTTTcaaaatgcttaaagggaacctaccaccacgaatctacctataaaggtagatcgggtggtaggtggatcaataggacgtgaggatagccttttaagggctaatcctcacgtccccgcgctgttttgtgaacttatattatagttttatgctaattttgttacgCGGctgctggggtgtggagtagccgcagctgtggctacacggcgcggctactccacgccccagtagccactttacccctcctacccacaatcttcggcgcgcagctccttgcagctgcgcgccctcgttcgACGAACCTGCGccgtaggaggggtaaagtggctactggggcgtggagtagccgcgccgt
Proteins encoded:
- the DUSP1 gene encoding dual specificity protein phosphatase 1 yields the protein MVNMEISAMDCRTLRALLADRAQQCLVLDCRSFFSFSSSHIMGSSNVRFSTIVKRRAKGSMGLEHIIPNEEQRCRLIAGLYEAVVLLDDRTCELEPLRKDSTMMLAVSALCRDPRGSRIFFLKGGYEAFSSECPEFCNKCSPPVGLSLPLSASSVPDSADSNCTPCGTPLYDQGGPVEILPFLYLGSAYHASRKDMLDTLGITALINVSANCPNHFEGHYQYKSIPVEDSHKADISSWFNEAIDFIDSIKNKGGRVFVHCQAGISRSATICLAYLMRTNRVKLDEAFEFVKQRRSIISPNFSFMGQLLQFESQVLAPSCSAEVGSPSISVLDRGTSTTTVFNFPVSIPVHPAANSLSYLKSPITTSPSC